The Wansuia hejianensis genomic interval CTCTGGGAGCTTGATCTGATTTCAGCTCTACTCTCTGCAGACCCTTTTCTGTTTCCAGATATACAAAATTGATACTGTGTTCAGCCGTCATTGGATGGGCGATGCTGCCCACAGTGACGGTAACCTCTGAGCCATTCTGCTCTACAACAGGAATATGTTTTTCCGCAGCTCCTTCAGAAGTATTAGCCGTGAGCTCCTTCATCTCCTTGCCACAGCAGGTAAACCTTACGCCGTCACTGGAGCGGAGCACCTCGATCACATCCTCGCATCCTTCACATGCAAATATTCTCAATTGTTTCATAAATGCCACCCTCTTTTTATTTACTTTTCCATAGGTTTTCCTGAAAAACGTTTTTTATGCAATTCGTTATACCGATTCTAGCTAACAAATTCCCATGTTCCCCAAGATCACTGCTATAACTGTAACAACTGCCCGAATTATCACGCTTACAACAAAGACATACTTATATCCCTGTTTCAAATCAACTTTACAAATTTCAAAAGTGCTGTGGATTCTTCCGCTATGCGGCAGCGAGTCCAGCGAACAGCTTGCGATCGAACAGATTCTGTTCAGGATGGCCGGATTTGCCGACTGAAGCCAGGTATTAGCAAATGTGCTGCATGCGATTTGTATACCGCCGCTTGCAGATGCTGTAATACCAGAAACTACTGCTGTTGAGAGTGCCGCGGACGCATATACATTCCGTGAGGGGTTGAGAAGCAGTGCAACACAGGCCTCAAAACCCCTCGTATTTTTCACAACTGAGCCGAAGCCTATAATAATACAGAGACTGGCCATCGGGCGAATCCAGTCGTTGCAGCCCTCTTTCACAGCAACTGCTATTTGTTTTCTTTTCTTAAGGTTAAATAGCAGTATCGAAATGATTGCCAGCACCAGCGCCAAATCTACCGACTGATAGACAGTCAGCGTATTTTCAATAATCCCCTGCCCCTCAGTCTTGAGGGGTTAGGGGTTTCTTTTTCTGTTACTTTCCTTCATAATAGTCTTATGAATATACTACAAAAGATTTTTTCCGACCATTTTGAAGAAATGATTTATCTTCAACATCTTAGTGACTCTGTCATCGAAAATGTAGAAAAAATGATTCACTGCGGCAACATGTATTCCATCAACAGGACTACTTCTATGTCTTTTAAGCTCATTGATGTCCAGCACCGGCACTGCGTCTTTACTATCGCCAGAGAACTTCGTCCCTTTTTTCTGCAGGACCGTTCCCTTTTAAACTCTCTCTTTTCCTCCGTTAATAGCGTTGTTTCCCGCATGTTTCATAAAGATAACAAATCAGAGCTATGCCCAATCAATGCAATCCCAGTCAAGTCATTAAGTATATCGGCCGCTACCTTGGCAGACCTGTCATCGCCACTTCTCGCATTGACTCTTATGACGGTGTTTGTGTAACCTTCCATTACAACCGCCATGAAGATAATCAATTGATTACTGAAATGATTTCTGCCCTTGCTTTCATTTCCCGTTTAACACAGTATATCCCCGAAAAACCCTTTAAAATGATCCGCTACTATGGTATTTATGCCAGACATCGTCAATCTGACCTGCTTTTACGCAGAGCTATTTCTAAAGAAAAACATAAAATCTATCTCTCTTTCAACCGCTGGCGGGACTCCATCTCCATCCTTCATTCTCGTGATACAATGAAACTATCTTAAATCTGAATGGAGGCGGTTACAATCAAACGTATGACTGAAGCGGAGCTTGCAAAAGAACTACGGGCGCAATATATTCAAAATCCTCCGGAAGGCATGACTTCTGATGAAGTCCGTGACATGGATGACGATGACCTTCTGGATATGGACGATTTTTTACATGAATTCGATGATATCGATGAGGACGATTTTGATGTAGAAGGATTCTATATTTTCTAAATCAGAAACGTCTATTTCCAATGCCCGCTTTTCTAGCGGGCTATTTTCATTCCCAAATCCATAACTAAGCAATTTCCTATAAAGCCAAAAAGGCCGGAAGCTTAATTTCAAGCTTCCAGCCCATTCAGATATTTTATCAGCGTCTTCCTCACCGCGCCGATCCCGGTAATTTCTTCCCTGAACATCTTTTCTATTTTTTTTCCTATTTTAGCCTGATACAAATCACAGCCAAAGATACGACTATTTGATAATATGGGAACCAGCCGGTTTCCCACCGTGTCCGGCCGGCCCGGACTAATTCCCTCCAGATATCCGCTCAGCTCACCTAACATCGGGTCTGCGGACCTGTGAAAAACTTTTCCGTTATCGTCCACCCCCAAAAGATATCTGAGCCATCCGGCGATGGCCAGCGGGATGGCCTGCAGCCTGCCTGCGTCTCCATACCGGTCCACATAAGCTTTTATGGTTTCTCCATAGCGGATTCCTATCTTCTGGGAAGTATCCGTTGCAATCCGCTGGGGCGTATCCGGCATATACGGGTTGGGAATTCTTTCGCGGATGACTTCAGCCGCGAACTTTTCAGGAGACAGTATCCCCGGGTTCGTGACTACCGGAAGCCCTTCCTTCAGCCCAATGCGGCAGACTAATTCATGTAATTCCCTGTCCTGCATTTCGTCTGAGATACGCGTGTAGCCCAGCAGGCAGCCGTACACGGCCAGGGCTGTATGCAGCGGGTTCAGACAAGTGGTAACTTTCATTCTTTCCGCCTTGTTTACAGTCTCGCGGTCAGTCATATATATCCCCGCCTTCTCAAACGGCGGGCGGCCATTGGGGAACCTGTCCTCAATCACCAGATACTGGGGGCCCTCCGCATTGACATAGGGAGCAATATATGTATTTTTCCGCGTGACCACAGGCTCCATTCCTTCTATGCCGAGGGACGCCAGTTCATCTCTGATAGAAGCCGCCGGCCTGGGAGTGATTTTATCAATCATGCTCCAGGGAAAGGATACCTGCGCTTCATCGGAGAGATATCTGACAAACCCTTCCGAAACATAGCCCCGCTCCTCCCAGCCTCTCGCGAAGGTCAGGACGGCCGTTTTCAGCTTCTCACCATTTCGTGAACAATTATCCATGGAAACGGCTGCCACCGGTCCGCCTCCGCCTTTGAATCTCTCATACAGCAGAGCCGTGACCACTGCCATGGCCGATTGGGGCCCGGAAGGTCCTCTTTCCAGATCGGCGCATACCGCCGGCAGATATTCCCCGTGTGTATCGCACACCGCATACCCTTTTTCTGTGATTGTGAAAGAACAAATCTGCAGGGACGGGCTCGCAAATATCTGCTTCAGCCTCTGCCAGCACTCAGGTTCCTCCGTATTGGCTTTTAATGCCTCCGCCAGCGAGCCGATCACCCTTTTCCGGCTGTTTCCATCCGGTAAAAGGGTAACGCCCAATACCAGATTATCAAAGGGTGCATAGATTTTATCAATGACATCGAAATCAAAGGCTTCCGCACAGGTGATCCCCCGGTCCAGCGCCTTCTGTTCAATTAAATGGTCTGCAATGCCGCCCATAAAGATCCTGAATATATTTCCGATTCCAAAGTGTACCCATACCGGTTCCTTTTGTGCAGCCGACCGAATCCGTCCGATCTCATAGGTAGGAATCGCCACGCCGGCTTTTTTCCAGAATTCCCGCCTCCTTAAACCGTCCAATGTTAAATTCATGGATGTTCATCCTTTCCCTCATGAAGCGCATTTGCGTGCTCCCTTTTCAATGGCCTCCCAAATCCCCTGAAGATAGCACGCGCCCAGCGCCCTGTCATACAGGCCATAGCCTGGCATCGCCTGTTCCTGCCAGATCATCCGCCCGTGATCCGGCCGCATGATCCCGTTAAAGCCCGTGTCATATAATTTGCGCAGAATTTCATACATATCCATCGATCCGTCCGATGAGAGATGAGCTGCTTCTTCAAAATCTCCCGGGCTGTTATACTTCAGATTGCGGACGTGGGCAAAGGGAACCCTTCCCCTGGCTGCCTCTATGATGTCCGGTATTTCGTTCTTCTGGTCAGAACCCAGGGAGCCCGTACACAGTGTCAGTCCGTTATACTCCTCATCCACAGCGCGCAGCAGCCGCTCGATCTGCTTTTTATTGGTTATAATTCTCGGCAGCCCGAAAATAGGCCATGCCGGATCGTCCGGGTGAATGGCCATCCGAATGCCATATTTTTTACAGACTGGTCCAATAGCTCTCAGGAAATAGAGGAGGTTTTGGAACAGCTTTTCTTGATCGATATCCCTGTATTTCTCAAACAGCTCTTTCAGGTGGTCTAACCGGTCCGGTTCCCAGCCGGGCATCTGAAAACCTCCGGACATCTGGCTGACGGATTCTTTCATGTGCTCAGGATCCAGCCGTCCGATCACCTCCTGATTATACGCCATCACCGTGGAGCCGTCCGGCCGGACCCGCGCCAGCTCTGTGCGGGTCCAGTCAAAGACCGGCATGAAATTATAACACACTATCTGTATCTTTTCTTTCCCCAGGTTTTCCAGTGTCTGGATATAATGCTGAATATGCTCGTCTCTCTTGCCGGAACCTGTTTTGATATCATCCGACAGATTGACTGACTCAATTGCGGCTATCTTCAGCCCGGCGCCGTCAACTGTGTCCTTCAGCGCCCGTATTTCATCCGGCTCCCAGGTCTCTCCGGGGTTTTTACCATACAGCGTGGTGACAACGCCTTTTACCCCCGGCACCTGCCGTATCTCCTCCAGAGTCACAGAATCATAACCCTTACCAAACCATCTCAGGGTCATTTCCATACGATTCACCCCTTTGCTACCATTTCACCATAAAGATTCTTTTCTTCCTGAATAAAAGCAGCAACCTCCCGGATATCCGGCAGCCGCTCCGTACAGCTGTTGTTCCGGACCAGCATGGAAGCTTCGGCAGAGCCGTATTCCAGGCATTTCTGGATCTCCCAGCCATGAAAAACGCCATACAGAAAACCTGACGCATAGCCATCGCCTCCTCCGAAGCCCTTTCGGGCCTGCACAGGAAAGGGTTTTACGCTGAAGCTCTGATGGTCGCAGGTGTAGGCGGTGGAACCCTGCATCCCATGCTTAATCACCACAAGCCTGGCGCCGCAGTTTATCCAGTGTTCAGCGCTATTCCAATCGTCCATACCCGGCTGTATCAGCCTCTCTGTCCGGTTGAACTCTTCTCTGGAACCCATGATGATATCCGCCTCCTTGGCGGCAATGGAGTAATAAATGGAGATCTCGTCCTCATTCTTCCAGTTATAGGAACGAAAGTCGATATCAAAAATGAT includes:
- a CDS encoding desulfoferrodoxin family protein, coding for MKQLRIFACEGCEDVIEVLRSSDGVRFTCCGKEMKELTANTSEGAAEKHIPVVEQNGSEVTVTVGSIAHPMTAEHSINFVYLETEKGLQRVELKSDQAPRACFALAEGDKPVAAYAYCNLHGFWKTDI
- a CDS encoding GntP family permease; translation: MALVLAIISILLFNLKKRKQIAVAVKEGCNDWIRPMASLCIIIGFGSVVKNTRGFEACVALLLNPSRNVYASAALSTAVVSGITASASGGIQIACSTFANTWLQSANPAILNRICSIASCSLDSLPHSGRIHSTFEICKVDLKQGYKYVFVVSVIIRAVVTVIAVILGNMGIC
- a CDS encoding mannitol dehydrogenase family protein, translating into MNLTLDGLRRREFWKKAGVAIPTYEIGRIRSAAQKEPVWVHFGIGNIFRIFMGGIADHLIEQKALDRGITCAEAFDFDVIDKIYAPFDNLVLGVTLLPDGNSRKRVIGSLAEALKANTEEPECWQRLKQIFASPSLQICSFTITEKGYAVCDTHGEYLPAVCADLERGPSGPQSAMAVVTALLYERFKGGGGPVAAVSMDNCSRNGEKLKTAVLTFARGWEERGYVSEGFVRYLSDEAQVSFPWSMIDKITPRPAASIRDELASLGIEGMEPVVTRKNTYIAPYVNAEGPQYLVIEDRFPNGRPPFEKAGIYMTDRETVNKAERMKVTTCLNPLHTALAVYGCLLGYTRISDEMQDRELHELVCRIGLKEGLPVVTNPGILSPEKFAAEVIRERIPNPYMPDTPQRIATDTSQKIGIRYGETIKAYVDRYGDAGRLQAIPLAIAGWLRYLLGVDDNGKVFHRSADPMLGELSGYLEGISPGRPDTVGNRLVPILSNSRIFGCDLYQAKIGKKIEKMFREEITGIGAVRKTLIKYLNGLEA
- the uxuA gene encoding mannonate dehydratase, producing the protein MEMTLRWFGKGYDSVTLEEIRQVPGVKGVVTTLYGKNPGETWEPDEIRALKDTVDGAGLKIAAIESVNLSDDIKTGSGKRDEHIQHYIQTLENLGKEKIQIVCYNFMPVFDWTRTELARVRPDGSTVMAYNQEVIGRLDPEHMKESVSQMSGGFQMPGWEPDRLDHLKELFEKYRDIDQEKLFQNLLYFLRAIGPVCKKYGIRMAIHPDDPAWPIFGLPRIITNKKQIERLLRAVDEEYNGLTLCTGSLGSDQKNEIPDIIEAARGRVPFAHVRNLKYNSPGDFEEAAHLSSDGSMDMYEILRKLYDTGFNGIMRPDHGRMIWQEQAMPGYGLYDRALGACYLQGIWEAIEKGARKCAS